In Bradyrhizobium guangdongense, the sequence GCGAGTGCCGACTTCATCCGCTTCAGGTCGTCTGCGGTGGTCTCCTTGATGATGACGCCCTCGGCCACGAAGGGAGGCTCGACCGCGAAAGCCGAAGCGCCGATCAACGATGCTCCAAATCTGTCTGCAATGTCCCGGGCGATGCGGACTTGACCTTCCGCCTGCTGCTCGGGGTCAACGTAGACCATCACGGTCGCGATCGTCATCGGCATGGCTCCGCTAATTGATGCGCTTCCACTTTTTGGCACCTCTCGCATGCGTCCAATTGACCCAAATCAAGAGGCTGCGCGCCAGGCCCGCTGATATAATCTCTCGGAATTCAGCCCTCGCTTGCAATGACGTGAATGGAAACAGTGCCGCAAGATCGGATCCTGCCTGCGGCCGGTTTGCGACGGCGGCTGGGGCTGCCATTGCTGGTCCTCTACGGGACGGGGGTCACCGTGGGAGCCGGGATCTACGTCTTGATCGGCGCCGTTGCGGGCCATGCAGGCGTCTACGCCTCGTGGGCGTTCGCATTAGCGGCCGCTGTCATGGCCTTGACGGCCGCCTCGTATGCCGAGCTCGCCACCCGCTACCCCGTCAGCGCCGGGGAAGCCGCCTACGTCCGTGCCGCATTCAACTCCCGATTTCTATCCAGGACCGTCGGCTCATTGAGGCTCGCCATTGGCATCATCTCGGCTGGGGCGGTGACCGTCGGGGGTGCTGGCTACTTAGGCCAGTTGATCACACTGCCTGCACCAGTGATCGTCGTGGCGATCGTCGCTGCCCTCGGCGTGGTCGCCGCCTGGGGCATTCTCGAATCGGTAATGCTCGCGGGGTTTCTGACGTTGATCGAGACGGGCGGACTGGTATGGATCATCGTATCCGCCATTCATTCGGATGTCTCGTTCAGCTCCGCGCTATTTACGCCGCCCCCGCTCGACGGCGGTACCTTTTCCGGAATCACCTTTGCCGGCGTGCTGGCATTCTTCGCCTTCGTCGGTTTCGAGGACCTCGCCAACGTCGTGGAAGAGGCCAAGAGCCCACAACGGGATATCCCCTGGGCTATGGCACTCACGCTGCTGATCACGAGCGTGCTTTACGTCCTGATCGCGGCGATTTCAGTCAGCGCCGTACCGCCGAGCGTCCTTGCCGGGTCAACGGCGCCGCTGAGCCTGGTCTTCGGCGCCGTGGCGCGCATAAGTCCGACGACGTTCAGCGTGATCGCGGTCGTGTCGACGCTCAACACCGTGCTCGCCCAGATGACCATGACGGCGCGTGTCATTTATGGCATGGCACAACAAGGCGACCTGCCCGGACTTGTAGGACGTGTCCATTCGCGAACCGGGACGCCGCTGATCGCCACGGGGATGGTCATGCTGAGCGTTGCGGCTCTCGCGCTGATATTCCCGCTGGAACGGCTGGCAGAAGGTACGTCTCTTGCGACGCTGTTGATGTTTGCCGTTGTCAACCTGTCTCTGCTTCGAATCCGCGCGCGGCACACTCGATCCGATCCAGCGGCCGTCCGCGTCCCGCTCTGGATAGCGTCCCTTGGTCTCGTCTCCTGCGTGCTCATGATCGGAACCGCCCTTTTCACGGCATAACAAGACCGATGGGAAAGAACAGTCAATCGCAGCCAATGTTTCAAACGACACAATTTCCCGATCGAAGGCTGGCTCGGACCACTCTTGCAGTGGTCATCGGGCTGGGCGTTGCCGTCTGCGCGTTCATGGCGAAGCCTTTCCTCGGCGCGCTCGTCTGGTCCACGACGCTTGCAGTCTTGTTCGTCCCGCTGGACATGGCCATCAGCAAGCGCTTGGGGTCGCGTAGTCTTTCGGCGCTGACGACGGTGACGGTGACCGCCTGCATTGTGGTCGTTCCTGCGATCCTCGTAGCGGAGACCTTGCTCAACGAGGCCGTCCGGAGCGCAACGCTCGTCGTGCCGATGTTCGACGCGGAGGACTGGAAACGTTTCATGGGCGGGCATCGTTGGCTTGCCCCGGCGCTGCAATGGATCCACGACAAGGTGGACTTTGCGGATCTGATGCGAACGGCTACTTCGGCGCTTGCGACGGGCAGCGGCTCCGTCCTGCGGGCCTCCTTTTCCGGAGTGGCAAACCTGCTGTTGACCTTCTATTTCCTGTTCTATCTGCTGCGCGATCGGGAAAGGATAGCGGACGCCGCGCGGCTCTATCTGCCGCTCTCGGAGCCGGAGTTTTCGCAGGTCAGCGTTCGGGTGACCGATACGATCTTCGCCACGGTCTTCGGGACCATGGCGGTTGCCGCGCTGCAGGGCGGCCTCGGGGGCCTCATGTTCTGGTGGCTGGGGCTGCCCGCCCCTGTGTTCTGGGGTGTATTGATGGCTCTTCTCGCCATCGTGCCGTTTCTCGGCGCCTTCGTGATTTGGGCGCCGGCTGCCGCCTTTCTCGCGCTGAGCGGCGCCTACACATCAGCCGTCGTGCTGACGATCTGGGGCACTCTCGTCGTCGGCCTCGTGGACAATGTTGTCTATCCGATCCTGGTCGGCAACAAGCTTCGAATGCATACGATGCTGTCGTTCATCGCCGTCGTCGGCGGGCTCGTTCTCATGGGCGCACCGGGCGTAGTGCTTGGCCCGTTGCTGCTCGCGGTCACCCTGACATTGGTGCAGATCTGGCGGGGTCGGCTGGCAGCCCCGATCGATGCACCACCGCAACAGCGTGACGCAGTACAGGTTCCGTGATGGATTTCCTGAATCCGAGCCTGAATTCCGAGGTGATCGGCGTCGTCGTTGCACTCGGCATCGGGCTCCTGATCGGCCTCGAGCGGGAACGCCGCAAGGGCGAGGGTCCAGGGCGCTCGCCTGCCGGGCTGCGCACCTTTGCGGCCGCATCACTCGCCGGCGCCATCAGCGTGATGATCGGTGGCAAGGGTCTGCTGGCGGTCGTGACCGCCGGGATCATGGTCCTGGTTGCGATCGCTTATCTGCGGTCCAGGAGCGACGACCCCGGTTTGACGTCGGAGACCGCACTCATCCTGACGGTTCTGCTCGGCGGACTGGCCACGCAACGTCCCGTCTTGGCCGCTGGCGTTGCCGTTATCCTGGCCATTCTGCTCGCGGCACGTGCGGCATTGCACGACTTCGTTCACAAGGTGCTCAGCGGCGACGAGGTTAAGGATGGCCTAATCTTTGCCGCTGCTACGCTCGTTGTCTTACCCTTGCTTCCGGATCAGCCGGTCGGCCCGTTTGGCGCCCTCAATCCACGCGCCATCTGGATCATTGTCATCCTGGTGATGGCGATCGGCGCCGCAGGGCATGTTTCAACACGTTTGCTCGGCGCAAAAGGAGGCCTCGCGATCTCAGGGTTCGCCTCGGGTTTCGTCTCCAGCACAGCCACCATCGGAGCGATGGGCGCCCGCGCTCGCAAGGCGCCGGAGTTGCTCGGAGCCGCTATCGCCGGCGCAACGCTTTCCACGGTCGCAACGATCGTGCAGCTTTTCGCGGTTCTCGCAGCCACGAGTCTGCCCACGCTGCAAAGTCTGCTCGTTCCGCTCCTTTGCGCCGGTGCGGCCGCAACGCTCTACGGCGTCATCTTCACGGTCAAGGGCATGAGGGAGACCGGCACAGCCGAGTTCGAGCAAGGACGTGCTTTCAGCCTTCCGTCCGCCTTATTGCTGGCTTTGACGCTTTCCGGAGTCCTCCTGCTCTCCGCCAGCCTGCGGGAGGCCTTTGGAGAAATCGGCCTGGTTGTCAGCGCGGCTGTAGCCGGGCTAGCAGATACGCATTCGCCCGCTGTCGCCGCAGCCAGCCTCGCCGCCTCAGGCAAGGTCAACTCCACGGACGCTGTCGCTCCGGTACTGGCGGCGCTGTCGACCAATACTCTCAGCAAGATCGTCGTCGGCTGGGTCAGCGGCGGGCGCTCCTTCGCGCTGCGGCTGATCCCTGGCCTCGTTCTGGTCATCGCTGCCGCATGGGCTGGCGCCTGTTTGGTCTCGATCTCCTGATGGCGCAGCGCGGCTATCGCTCACGACTGCCCCAGGCATTTGGTCCGCTGTTGGGGAAATCCGCTCCTACACCTGCCATTCGATCCCCGCGCGGCGAAGCCTGCGCTCACTGCTGCGGGACCGAGATCTTGGTTCCCCGCATGAACGCAATCATCTCCTCTGGAGTGACCTTTCCATCCTTATTGCTGTCCATTGCCTTGAAAATGCGTTCGTGCGCGACCTGAAACTCCGGCAATGAGACGGTCCCGTCCCCATCCGCATCCATCAGCGCGAAGATCATACGGAACATGGGCGGTGGGCCCATCGCCTCGCCGCCCATCATCATACGCCCCTTCATCCCGCGCCCCATCATGTCCATCATATCTCCCCCGTGCATCGCGCCCTGCCGCTCCGTGCCTTGACTTGCAGGAGGATTCGTCTGCGGGGATGCGGTTGTCTGCTCCTGGCCGGGATGATGGGCGTCGTGGTCGGCTGCCGATTGAGCGAAAGCGGGATGGCTCAAGCTGGCGAGTAGCAGGGCCGCAGCAATGGTTTGGCTTCGCATGGTGGTTCTCCGGCTTTGTTGTGCCGTAACAACCTGTCGAACGCCTCCGAGTTCGCTTTGAGCCAGGTCAATACGCAGTGGAACATCGCGACGATCAGCGCGCCGCGGGACCGCTCAGGTTCGATGCTCCTTAGAAAGGTTAGCTTGTCAGGAACGACCGGACGCCTCGATCCGGCATTCTTGAAGGCCTAGGCCACCCCGCGAGCGGGACAATGCCCTATAGCTCAAACGAAGACCTTCCCGTTGGCATGCGGCGTCATTTGCCGCCTCATGTTCTGGACATCTACCGGGAAGCGTTCAACCAGTCCTTTGCCTCGCATGTCGGCGACGTCCGGCAGGAAGAGATCGCCCATCGCACCGCCTGGTCGGCAGTAAAGCGCTCCTATATGAAACGAGAGGATTACCGGCGCTTGTTACGACCACGCAAATTCAATGCCTCACGCACCTCGTCGTCTTCCACAGCGTCCTTGATCGCACGATCCACCGGCTCCGTTTCGACGACGCGCCCTCCGCGATGCGGAGCGGGGCGTTCCGCCTCTTGTTTCGCAGCACTCTCCTGCGCCGCTTGACCACTCTTGCCCATTGCGCACACTCCTTCCCACTCCTTGGCAAAATAACGATAGCAAGCGAGTGAAATGCCATTGTTGCGCCCGATCAAACCTGGGGCTGCCATCTGTCGAGCAGCCGTTTCGCCGGGGTGAGGTGGGACGCGCGGGAACGCCGGCTTAGACGTGACGAGGACGCCGGCGAGCAAACTGTTCCGCGCCTTGTCGCAATCAGATCGCGGTTGAAACGGCAGCAGCGTGGATACTCTCTGCCGCGGCATTGACCCGGGTCATCATCTCAGTCAGCTCATCGTAAACCCGGTCTTCGATGGTCACCGTGCCGAAATTGGAATTCTCGCCGTCAAAGCGGCCCTCGGCCGGTTGATCGGCATGCTCAAACCAGTGATAGCCGATCACATTCGGCTTGCTGAGGGCTGCCACCACGTAGCCCTGGAAGGCCCGGGCGCGCTCGGTCTGGGTAGGCACGCGTGGTCCGGCTCCACTCGAATTCGGCAGGCCCGCATCATCGCCGCGGAATGAGAATTCCGAAATCAGGCACGGCCTGCCGGCGGCGGCGTAAGCATCGATGACCGGCCCCGGGTCGAAGTCGTAGCAATTGAAGGAAACCACATCCAGGTGACGACCGGCCGCGGCAATCACGCCGCTGAGCGGTTGATATCCGAACCGCGAGCCGAGCACGAGATGATTGGGATCGGCTGCCTTGATCGCCGAGACGCACAGTTCGAAATACTTGTCGGCCACGACGGCCACGAAGGCATCGCAATCGGCCGAGAAGGCCTCGCGGGAGGGATCTGCCAAGTTGGCCTTGGTCTCGATCGCATCGTTCAGGACGCCAGGCCGGAGTCTGACAAATGGCGCCACGACGTGCTCGATCCTGCCGAACTCCTCCCAAGATCGCGCTTGTGTGCGCCATACCGTGTTGAATTGGGCAAAATCCCGATAGTGCGCCTGCAGAGCCGAGATTGCGGCAATCCTGCCCGGACGATGCGATGGCAGGTTCAGAAACAGCGTCAGAAGCTCATCAGTGCCTCGCCAGTCGGGCGACCAGTAGAGCTCGTTGTCGATGAAGGTACCGAGCAGGCCGGGATCGTTGCGGCGATGCCTGCAGCGTTGATGGGCGCTTACGCGGATATGCGCCGAGAATTCGGGATCGTAGACATCCGGAAAGATCTGATCGCGGCGATGCAGGCGAAAGGACGCGCCGAGCTCCGCGGTTGGCGTGCTCGCCAGCAATTGCGATCCCGCACTGGCGACGAGTTCATCCGACCAGCAGCCGACCGTGTTGAACTTCCAGCTCGCCAGCCGGTTGGACGTCGCGGTGCGCCAGATCTGCGGGCTGCCGTACTTGGCCGTGCAGGCCTTGGCGTAAGGCACGCGATCGGTCCGTCCGACGTGGTCCTGATCGAAACGGATGTTATTGACGCCCTTGGAAAGAAAGCGGCCACCGTCGGGATCAACGAGCCAGAATACGCCGTTGCGCTCGGCAACGCGGAAGAAGCCACTTCCAGTGAGCCCGTTGTCGACGACCCCACCCCACTTCGTTCTCTGCAACTGTGGCCTCCCCCGACGAGCAACCAACTTTCTTGATTGGTCGCACGGCCCTATCCGGGCCGCTTGACCTATCTCAATACCATTCGGAACCAGCCTGACTATCAATACTCCGAAACCCAACGGGCTCGCACGCAACGGCATAGCCGGGACAAGCGGAGCAGAACCCACGCAGGTGTTTGATGTCGACAATCCAACTGCCAAACACCGCCAGTCTGCGCTCCGACTTCATCTGGGGCGTTTCCACCTCGAGCTTCCAGATCGAAGGAGCCACGCGGGAGGACGGCCGCGGAGCCAGCATTTGGGACGTCTATTGCCAAAACGGCACGATCAAGAATCACGATACCGGCGACGTCGCGTGTGACCACTATCATCGCTACCGCGAGGATGTGGCCCTGATGAAAGCCCTGGGCGTGC encodes:
- a CDS encoding EF-hand domain-containing protein — protein: MRSQTIAAALLLASLSHPAFAQSAADHDAHHPGQEQTTASPQTNPPASQGTERQGAMHGGDMMDMMGRGMKGRMMMGGEAMGPPPMFRMIFALMDADGDGTVSLPEFQVAHERIFKAMDSNKDGKVTPEEMIAFMRGTKISVPQQ
- a CDS encoding AI-2E family transporter, giving the protein MVIGLGVAVCAFMAKPFLGALVWSTTLAVLFVPLDMAISKRLGSRSLSALTTVTVTACIVVVPAILVAETLLNEAVRSATLVVPMFDAEDWKRFMGGHRWLAPALQWIHDKVDFADLMRTATSALATGSGSVLRASFSGVANLLLTFYFLFYLLRDRERIADAARLYLPLSEPEFSQVSVRVTDTIFATVFGTMAVAALQGGLGGLMFWWLGLPAPVFWGVLMALLAIVPFLGAFVIWAPAAAFLALSGAYTSAVVLTIWGTLVVGLVDNVVYPILVGNKLRMHTMLSFIAVVGGLVLMGAPGVVLGPLLLAVTLTLVQIWRGRLAAPIDAPPQQRDAVQVP
- a CDS encoding MgtC/SapB family protein, which codes for MIGVVVALGIGLLIGLERERRKGEGPGRSPAGLRTFAAASLAGAISVMIGGKGLLAVVTAGIMVLVAIAYLRSRSDDPGLTSETALILTVLLGGLATQRPVLAAGVAVILAILLAARAALHDFVHKVLSGDEVKDGLIFAAATLVVLPLLPDQPVGPFGALNPRAIWIIVILVMAIGAAGHVSTRLLGAKGGLAISGFASGFVSSTATIGAMGARARKAPELLGAAIAGATLSTVATIVQLFAVLAATSLPTLQSLLVPLLCAGAAATLYGVIFTVKGMRETGTAEFEQGRAFSLPSALLLALTLSGVLLLSASLREAFGEIGLVVSAAVAGLADTHSPAVAAASLAASGKVNSTDAVAPVLAALSTNTLSKIVVGWVSGGRSFALRLIPGLVLVIAAAWAGACLVSIS
- a CDS encoding agarase codes for the protein MIVRLVPNGIEIGQAARIGPCDQSRKLVARRGRPQLQRTKWGGVVDNGLTGSGFFRVAERNGVFWLVDPDGGRFLSKGVNNIRFDQDHVGRTDRVPYAKACTAKYGSPQIWRTATSNRLASWKFNTVGCWSDELVASAGSQLLASTPTAELGASFRLHRRDQIFPDVYDPEFSAHIRVSAHQRCRHRRNDPGLLGTFIDNELYWSPDWRGTDELLTLFLNLPSHRPGRIAAISALQAHYRDFAQFNTVWRTQARSWEEFGRIEHVVAPFVRLRPGVLNDAIETKANLADPSREAFSADCDAFVAVVADKYFELCVSAIKAADPNHLVLGSRFGYQPLSGVIAAAGRHLDVVSFNCYDFDPGPVIDAYAAAGRPCLISEFSFRGDDAGLPNSSGAGPRVPTQTERARAFQGYVVAALSKPNVIGYHWFEHADQPAEGRFDGENSNFGTVTIEDRVYDELTEMMTRVNAAAESIHAAAVSTAI
- a CDS encoding APC family permease — its product is METVPQDRILPAAGLRRRLGLPLLVLYGTGVTVGAGIYVLIGAVAGHAGVYASWAFALAAAVMALTAASYAELATRYPVSAGEAAYVRAAFNSRFLSRTVGSLRLAIGIISAGAVTVGGAGYLGQLITLPAPVIVVAIVAALGVVAAWGILESVMLAGFLTLIETGGLVWIIVSAIHSDVSFSSALFTPPPLDGGTFSGITFAGVLAFFAFVGFEDLANVVEEAKSPQRDIPWAMALTLLITSVLYVLIAAISVSAVPPSVLAGSTAPLSLVFGAVARISPTTFSVIAVVSTLNTVLAQMTMTARVIYGMAQQGDLPGLVGRVHSRTGTPLIATGMVMLSVAALALIFPLERLAEGTSLATLLMFAVVNLSLLRIRARHTRSDPAAVRVPLWIASLGLVSCVLMIGTALFTA